Proteins encoded by one window of Clostridium cagae:
- a CDS encoding aspartate-semialdehyde dehydrogenase: MYNVAIVGATGNVGRKFLEILEQRDFPVKNLYLFASKRSEGKTLKFKGKDFLVEETCEKNIKNKKIDYALFSAGGDASKEFAPIFASYGAVVIDNSSAWRMDPDVPLVVPEVNPEDIKLHKGIIANPNCSTIQAMPIVKALNDKYGIKRIVYSTYQAVSGAGIQAIKDLEDGVKGIAPKKFPYPIAGNVLPHIDVFLDNGYTKEEEKMINETRKILHCPDLRITATTARVPVLNGHSESINVELNSSFEVEDIFELFRNTNGVTVYDDVRELKYPTPLMVSGKDDVYVGRIRRDFSIDNGLNLWVVGDNIRKGAALNAIQIAEIMIQSNN; this comes from the coding sequence GTGTATAATGTCGCAATAGTTGGGGCTACTGGAAATGTAGGAAGAAAATTTTTAGAAATTTTAGAACAAAGGGACTTTCCAGTAAAAAATTTATATCTTTTTGCATCTAAAAGATCTGAAGGAAAAACTTTAAAATTTAAAGGAAAGGATTTTTTAGTTGAGGAAACATGCGAAAAGAATATAAAAAATAAAAAAATAGACTATGCACTTTTTTCAGCAGGTGGAGATGCTAGTAAAGAATTTGCACCTATATTTGCTTCATATGGAGCTGTAGTAATTGATAATAGCAGTGCTTGGAGAATGGATCCTGATGTACCTTTAGTAGTACCTGAAGTAAATCCTGAAGATATAAAACTTCATAAAGGAATCATTGCAAATCCAAACTGCTCTACTATACAAGCTATGCCTATAGTGAAAGCATTAAATGATAAATATGGAATTAAAAGAATAGTATATTCAACTTACCAAGCCGTATCAGGTGCTGGAATTCAAGCCATAAAAGATTTAGAAGATGGCGTTAAAGGAATTGCACCAAAGAAATTTCCTTATCCTATAGCAGGTAATGTTTTACCTCATATAGACGTCTTTTTAGATAATGGATACACTAAAGAAGAGGAAAAAATGATTAATGAAACAAGAAAAATTCTTCATTGTCCTGATTTAAGAATAACAGCTACTACTGCTAGAGTTCCTGTATTAAATGGACATAGTGAAAGCATAAATGTAGAACTAAATTCTTCATTTGAAGTAGAGGATATTTTTGAATTATTTAGAAACACTAATGGTGTAACTGTATATGATGATGTAAGAGAATTAAAATACCCAACCCCTCTTATGGTATCAGGAAAAGATGATGTCTATGTTGGTAGAATCAGAAGGGACTTTAGTATTGATAATGGCTTAAACCTATGGGTTGTTGGAGATAATATAAGAAAAGGGGCAGCTCTTAATGCTATTCAAATTGCTGAAATAATGATCCAATCTAACAATTAA
- the dapA gene encoding 4-hydroxy-tetrahydrodipicolinate synthase produces MSVFEGSGVAIVTPFNDKGVDYDKLKDLLEWHVKEGTDSIVICGTTGEATTMTENEKKTVIKFAVDVINNRIPVIAGTGSNNTLSAIEMSKYAEIVGVDAILVITPYYNKTSQKGLFKHFKAVNDSVNIPIILYNVPSRTGVNITPKALVQIAELNNVVAIKEASGNISQIMEMKSLCKDKIDIYSGNDDQIVPIMSLGGKGVISVLANVIPNEVHTLTKKCLEGNFDEALDIQLNRLKLTNALFIETNPIPVKTAMNLMGFEVGSLRLPLCEMEDSNLETLKIILKENKLI; encoded by the coding sequence ATGTCAGTATTTGAAGGTTCAGGTGTAGCTATTGTTACTCCTTTTAATGATAAAGGAGTAGATTATGATAAATTAAAGGATTTATTAGAATGGCACGTTAAAGAAGGAACAGACTCTATTGTCATTTGTGGAACTACTGGTGAGGCAACTACAATGACAGAAAACGAAAAGAAAACTGTAATAAAGTTTGCAGTTGATGTTATAAATAATAGGATACCAGTAATTGCTGGTACAGGCTCAAATAATACACTATCTGCTATTGAAATGAGTAAATATGCAGAAATTGTTGGTGTTGATGCCATACTTGTAATTACTCCTTATTATAATAAAACTTCACAAAAAGGATTATTCAAACATTTTAAAGCAGTAAATGATTCTGTAAACATTCCAATAATTCTTTATAATGTACCAAGTAGGACTGGTGTAAATATAACTCCAAAGGCTTTAGTACAAATAGCAGAATTAAATAATGTAGTTGCTATAAAAGAAGCTAGCGGAAATATAAGTCAAATCATGGAAATGAAATCATTATGCAAAGATAAAATAGACATTTATTCTGGCAATGATGATCAAATAGTTCCAATAATGTCTCTTGGAGGCAAAGGAGTTATATCAGTTTTAGCTAACGTTATACCAAATGAGGTTCATACACTTACTAAAAAATGTTTAGAAGGAAACTTTGATGAAGCTTTAGACATTCAATTAAATAGATTGAAATTAACAAATGCTTTATTTATAGAAACAAATCCTATTCCTGTAAAAACAGCTATGAATCTTATGGGATTTGAAGTTGGCTCTTTAAGACTTCCACTATGTGAAATGGAAGATAGTAATTTAGAAACATTAAAGATTATTTTAAAGGAAAATAAATTAATATAA